One genomic region from Streptomyces sp. NBC_00457 encodes:
- the rfbD gene encoding dTDP-4-dehydrorhamnose reductase: MTDDRPWLVTGAGGMLAQDVLGRLAEAGEQVVALDRAALDLTDRAAVQQALELHRPAVVVNCAAWTAVDDAETREAEALAINGDGPAHLAAACASTGTVLLHVSTDYVFAGDAEEPYAEDAPTAPRSAYGRTKLAGEQAVLKTLPEHGYVVRTAWLYGTGGPNFVRTMIRLAGERETLDVVNDQRGQPTWSADLAGLLLALGCGALAGTAPAGVYHGTSSGETTWYGFTREIFRLLGTDPDRVRPTTSEAFVRPAPRPAYSVLGHDRFRAAGIEPPRDWRAALAEAFPEIHRAQTKENPA; encoded by the coding sequence GTGACCGACGATCGCCCCTGGCTGGTCACGGGTGCGGGCGGGATGCTGGCCCAGGACGTCCTGGGCCGGCTGGCCGAGGCGGGCGAGCAGGTCGTCGCCCTGGACCGCGCGGCGCTGGACCTCACCGACCGGGCCGCCGTACAGCAGGCGCTGGAGCTGCACCGCCCCGCCGTGGTCGTCAACTGCGCGGCCTGGACCGCCGTGGACGACGCCGAGACCCGCGAGGCCGAAGCGCTCGCGATCAACGGCGACGGCCCGGCCCACCTCGCCGCCGCCTGCGCAAGCACCGGCACCGTCCTGCTCCACGTCTCCACCGACTACGTCTTCGCGGGGGACGCCGAGGAGCCGTACGCCGAGGACGCGCCCACCGCCCCGCGCAGCGCCTACGGCCGCACCAAGCTCGCCGGTGAGCAGGCCGTCCTGAAGACCCTCCCGGAGCACGGCTATGTGGTCCGCACCGCCTGGCTGTACGGCACGGGCGGCCCCAACTTCGTCCGCACCATGATCCGCCTGGCGGGCGAGCGCGAAACCCTGGACGTGGTGAACGACCAGCGCGGCCAGCCCACATGGAGCGCCGACCTGGCCGGCCTGCTGCTCGCCCTCGGGTGCGGCGCCCTGGCCGGCACCGCCCCCGCCGGCGTCTACCACGGCACCAGCTCCGGCGAGACCACCTGGTACGGCTTCACCCGGGAGATCTTCCGGCTGCTCGGCACCGACCCGGACCGGGTCCGTCCCACCACCAGCGAGGCATTCGTACGCCCGGCGCCCCGCCCGGCGTACAGCGTCCTCGGCCACGACCGCTTCCGCGCGGCCGGCATCGAGCCGCCGCGAGACTGGCGTGCGGCGCTCGCCGAGGCATTCCCGGAGATCCACCGGGCCCAGACGAAGGAGAATCCGGCGTGA
- a CDS encoding glycosyltransferase family 2 protein, whose translation MTVKVSVVIAVYNPGKYVEDCITGLLRQSLTPDEFEVFFVDDGSTDETPARLDRLAAEHSHFHVIHQDASGWSGRPRNTGIDAARGEYVMFVDHDDWLGDEALERMYEYGKANDADVVIGKMAGIGRPVPQELFRINRPRATVANAPLMDSLTPHKMFRREFLAEHDMRFKEGRRRLEDHVFVVEAYLRAKSVAVLGDYLCYYHITRDDGSNAGFQRFDPVGYFNNLREALDVVEELTEPGPLRDRMFSRWLRNEMVERLRGNRLLKLPEDYAEELYREIRGVVVERFGPGVFAHIAPTQRVVAGLIAADLYQDIRELARWEAGIRPTGTLDSLAWENGTLNIGFSAEYEVDGTPMTFRRDGERDLLGLPLSDKAIEALTGQGITLDAPVDASDVDLVVRHREEATQFYLPLDSERHRADAGDGSFRQRITARAVLDPETAAGGTPLTRGIWDLHLRIKTCGWSKETRLGAVRGEDVEAGRLAALTGEPRRLVLPYWTDGPGNLSLDVDQHTDKLEREAVALMDPAVAVVDGSTVRLRLPLHLAADAGDPVRLRFERKNVGKYPADAVLDGRTVSAPLPLEKLTGMRWAVRIGVPSAARGQAKWTRLPVDVVVDADGNAQVIDRHTPPAKPAPKPAPKKKPAPPRPLWRRAAGRLRRALSNQQKKS comes from the coding sequence GTGACGGTCAAGGTCAGCGTCGTCATCGCGGTCTACAACCCCGGCAAGTACGTGGAGGACTGCATCACGGGCCTGCTGCGGCAGAGCCTCACCCCGGACGAGTTCGAGGTCTTCTTCGTCGACGACGGGTCCACCGACGAGACCCCGGCCCGCCTGGACCGGCTGGCGGCCGAGCACTCCCACTTCCACGTCATCCACCAGGACGCCTCCGGCTGGTCCGGCCGCCCCCGCAACACCGGCATCGACGCCGCCCGGGGCGAGTACGTGATGTTCGTCGACCACGACGACTGGCTCGGCGACGAAGCCCTGGAGCGGATGTACGAGTACGGCAAGGCGAACGACGCCGACGTGGTCATCGGCAAGATGGCGGGCATCGGCCGCCCGGTCCCGCAGGAGCTGTTCCGGATCAACCGGCCGCGCGCCACGGTGGCGAACGCGCCGCTGATGGACAGCCTCACCCCGCACAAGATGTTCCGCCGGGAGTTCCTCGCGGAACACGACATGCGCTTCAAGGAGGGCCGCCGCCGACTCGAGGACCACGTCTTCGTCGTCGAGGCGTACCTGCGGGCGAAGAGCGTCGCCGTCCTCGGCGACTACCTGTGCTACTACCACATCACCCGCGACGACGGCTCCAACGCGGGCTTCCAGCGCTTCGACCCGGTCGGCTACTTCAACAACCTCCGCGAGGCCCTCGACGTGGTCGAGGAGCTCACCGAGCCAGGCCCGCTGCGCGACCGGATGTTCAGCCGCTGGCTGCGCAACGAGATGGTCGAGCGGCTGCGCGGCAACCGGCTCCTGAAGCTCCCTGAGGACTACGCCGAGGAGCTCTACCGCGAGATCCGCGGCGTGGTCGTCGAACGCTTCGGACCGGGCGTCTTCGCCCACATCGCTCCGACGCAGCGGGTGGTGGCCGGGCTGATCGCCGCCGACCTCTACCAGGACATCCGGGAACTGGCCCGCTGGGAGGCCGGTATCAGGCCCACCGGCACCCTGGACTCCCTGGCCTGGGAGAACGGCACCCTGAACATCGGCTTCAGTGCCGAGTACGAGGTCGACGGCACGCCGATGACCTTCCGTCGGGACGGCGAGCGCGACCTGCTCGGCCTGCCGCTCTCCGACAAGGCGATCGAGGCCCTGACCGGACAGGGCATCACCCTGGACGCCCCGGTGGACGCCAGTGACGTCGACCTGGTGGTCCGGCACCGCGAGGAGGCCACCCAGTTCTACCTCCCGCTGGACAGCGAGCGGCACCGCGCGGACGCCGGGGACGGCTCCTTCCGCCAGCGGATCACCGCGCGTGCCGTGCTCGACCCGGAGACCGCGGCCGGCGGTACGCCCCTGACCCGGGGCATCTGGGACCTGCATCTGCGCATCAAGACCTGCGGCTGGAGCAAGGAGACCCGGCTCGGCGCCGTACGCGGCGAGGACGTGGAGGCCGGGCGGCTTGCCGCGCTCACCGGTGAGCCGCGGCGGCTGGTCCTCCCGTACTGGACCGACGGACCCGGCAACCTCTCCCTCGACGTCGACCAGCACACCGACAAGCTGGAGCGCGAGGCCGTGGCGCTGATGGACCCGGCTGTGGCCGTGGTCGACGGCTCCACCGTGCGGCTCCGGCTGCCGCTGCACCTCGCGGCGGATGCGGGAGACCCGGTGCGGCTCCGCTTCGAGCGCAAGAACGTGGGCAAGTACCCCGCCGACGCCGTGCTGGACGGCCGAACGGTGAGCGCCCCGCTGCCGCTGGAGAAGCTCACCGGGATGCGCTGGGCGGTGCGGATCGGTGTGCCGTCCGCCGCCCGGGGGCAGGCGAAATGGACCCGGCTTCCGGTCGACGTGGTGGTGGACGCCGATGGCAACGCCCAGGTGATCGACCGGCACACCCCGCCGGCCAAGCCCGCGCCGAAGCCCGCGCCGAAGAAGAAGCCCGCACCGCCGCGTCCGCTGTGGCGCCGGGCTGCGGGGCGGCTCAGGCGTGCCCTGTCGAACCAGCAGAAGAAGAGCTGA
- the rfbC gene encoding dTDP-4-dehydrorhamnose 3,5-epimerase, translating into MRPLSIDGAWVHEPKVFPDGRGSFHEWFKAPLFTEAAGHPLTLAQANMSVSARGTLRGIHFADVPPGQAKYVKCVRGTVLDVIVDIRTGSPTFGQWEIVRLDDRDHHAVYLSEGLGHGFMALTDDATVVYLCSEGYAPEREHGIHPLDPALGIDWPADLAPLLSAKDEQAPTLAEAREQGLLPSYEQCVAHRASLGRRGPV; encoded by the coding sequence ATGCGACCTCTTTCGATCGACGGCGCGTGGGTGCACGAGCCGAAGGTCTTCCCCGACGGCCGGGGCAGCTTCCACGAGTGGTTCAAGGCACCCCTCTTCACCGAGGCAGCCGGCCACCCGCTCACGCTGGCCCAGGCCAACATGTCCGTCTCCGCCCGGGGCACCCTGCGCGGCATCCACTTCGCCGATGTGCCGCCCGGCCAGGCCAAGTACGTCAAGTGCGTGCGCGGCACGGTCCTCGACGTGATCGTGGACATCCGGACCGGCTCGCCCACCTTCGGCCAGTGGGAGATAGTCCGCCTCGACGACCGGGACCACCACGCCGTCTACCTCTCCGAGGGCCTCGGCCACGGCTTCATGGCACTCACCGACGACGCCACCGTGGTCTACCTCTGCTCCGAGGGCTACGCCCCCGAACGCGAGCACGGCATTCACCCGCTCGACCCGGCCCTCGGCATCGACTGGCCGGCCGATCTCGCGCCGCTGCTCTCCGCCAAGGACGAGCAGGCGCCCACCCTGGCCGAGGCCCGGGAACAGGGCCTGCTGCCCTCCTACGAGCAGTGCGTGGCCCACCGGGCGAGCCTCGGGCGCCGGGGCCCGGTTTGA
- the rplU gene encoding 50S ribosomal protein L21, whose protein sequence is MYAIVRSGGRQHKVAVGDIVEVDKISTAKVGDTVELSTLLVVDGEAVTSDPWVLAGIKVQAEVVDHHKGVKIDILRYKNKTGYRRRQGHRQQYTAIKVTEIPAAAK, encoded by the coding sequence GTGTACGCCATCGTGCGCAGCGGTGGTCGCCAGCACAAGGTTGCTGTCGGCGACATCGTTGAGGTTGACAAGATTTCCACTGCCAAGGTTGGCGACACGGTCGAGCTCTCGACCCTGCTCGTTGTCGACGGCGAGGCCGTCACCAGCGACCCGTGGGTGCTGGCCGGCATCAAGGTCCAGGCCGAGGTCGTGGACCACCACAAGGGCGTCAAGATCGACATCCTTCGCTACAAGAACAAGACCGGCTACCGCCGTCGTCAGGGCCACCGCCAGCAGTACACGGCGATCAAGGTCACTGAGATCCCCGCGGCTGCGAAGTAA
- the rpmA gene encoding 50S ribosomal protein L27 — protein sequence MAHKKGASSTRNGRDSNAQRLGVKRFGGQVVNAGEILVRQRGTHFHPGAGVGRGGDDTLFALQAGAVEFGTARGRKVVNIVPVA from the coding sequence ATGGCACACAAGAAGGGCGCATCGTCCACCCGTAACGGTCGTGACTCCAACGCTCAGCGCCTCGGCGTGAAGCGCTTCGGCGGTCAGGTCGTCAACGCGGGCGAGATCCTGGTCCGCCAGCGCGGTACCCACTTCCACCCCGGTGCGGGCGTCGGCCGTGGCGGCGACGACACGCTGTTCGCGCTGCAGGCCGGTGCTGTGGAGTTCGGCACCGCCCGTGGCCGCAAGGTCGTGAACATCGTTCCGGTCGCCTGA
- the obgE gene encoding GTPase ObgE — MTTFVDRVELHVAAGNGGHGCASVHREKFKPLGGPDGGNGGRGGDVILTVDQSVTTLLDYHHSPHRKATNGKPGEGGNRSGKDGQDLVLPVPDGTVVLDKAGNVLADLVGHGTSYIAAQGGRGGLGNAALASARRKAPGFALLGEPGDLQDIVLELKTVADVALVGYPSAGKSSLISVLSAAKPKIADYPFTTLVPNLGVVTAGSTVYTIADVPGLIPGASQGKGLGLEFLRHVERCSVLVHVLDTATLESERDPVSDLDVIEAELREYGGLDNRPRMVVLNKVDVPDGKDLAEMVRPDLEARGYRVFEVSAVAHIGLKELSFALAELVGQARAAKPKEEATRIVIRPKAVDDAGFTVTREEDGLFRVRGEKPERWVRQTDFNNDEAVGYLADRLNRLGVEDQLMKAGARTGDGVAIGPEENAVVFDWEPTVMAGAEMLGRRGEDHRLEEPRPAAQRRRDRQAERDESEQEFDDFNPF, encoded by the coding sequence ATGACCACCTTCGTGGACCGCGTCGAACTGCATGTCGCCGCGGGTAACGGAGGCCACGGCTGTGCCTCCGTCCACCGTGAGAAGTTCAAGCCGCTCGGCGGGCCCGACGGCGGTAACGGCGGGCGCGGTGGCGACGTCATCCTCACCGTCGACCAGTCCGTCACCACGCTGCTCGACTACCACCACTCCCCGCACCGCAAGGCCACCAACGGCAAGCCCGGCGAAGGCGGCAACCGCTCCGGCAAGGACGGGCAGGACCTGGTCCTTCCCGTGCCGGACGGCACCGTCGTCCTCGACAAGGCGGGCAATGTGCTCGCCGACCTGGTCGGGCACGGCACGTCGTACATCGCCGCGCAGGGCGGCCGGGGCGGGCTCGGCAACGCCGCTCTCGCCTCCGCCCGCCGCAAGGCGCCCGGCTTCGCGCTGCTCGGTGAGCCGGGGGATCTGCAGGACATCGTCCTGGAGCTGAAGACGGTCGCCGACGTGGCGCTGGTCGGGTACCCGAGCGCCGGCAAGTCGTCCCTCATCTCCGTGCTGAGCGCCGCCAAGCCGAAGATCGCGGACTACCCGTTCACGACCCTCGTCCCGAACCTGGGTGTCGTGACCGCCGGGTCCACCGTCTACACGATCGCCGACGTGCCGGGACTCATTCCCGGTGCCAGCCAGGGCAAGGGGCTCGGCCTGGAGTTCCTGCGCCACGTGGAGCGGTGCAGCGTGCTCGTGCACGTCCTCGACACCGCCACCCTGGAGTCCGAGCGCGATCCGGTGTCCGACCTCGATGTCATCGAGGCCGAGCTGCGGGAGTACGGCGGGCTGGACAACCGGCCCCGGATGGTCGTCCTGAACAAGGTCGACGTACCGGACGGCAAGGACCTCGCCGAGATGGTGCGGCCGGATCTGGAGGCCCGTGGTTACCGGGTCTTCGAGGTGTCCGCGGTGGCACACATCGGGCTGAAGGAACTGTCGTTCGCGCTCGCGGAGTTGGTGGGGCAGGCACGGGCCGCCAAGCCGAAGGAGGAGGCGACGCGGATCGTCATCCGGCCCAAGGCCGTGGACGACGCGGGCTTCACCGTCACACGTGAGGAAGACGGGCTGTTCCGGGTCCGGGGCGAGAAGCCCGAACGCTGGGTGCGCCAGACCGACTTCAACAACGACGAGGCAGTGGGCTACCTCGCCGACCGGCTCAACCGCCTCGGTGTGGAAGACCAGTTGATGAAGGCGGGCGCCCGGACCGGAGACGGCGTCGCCATCGGACCCGAGGAGAACGCGGTCGTCTTCGACTGGGAGCCGACGGTGATGGCCGGTGCGGAGATGCTGGGCCGACGGGGCGAGGACCATCGCCTGGAGGAGCCGAGGCCCGCGGCGCAGCGGCGCCGGGACCGGCAGGCGGAGCGGGACGAGTCGGAGCAGGAGTTCGACGACTTCAATCCGTTCTAG
- a CDS encoding FG-GAP-like repeat-containing protein, producing the protein MSKRTSLRRIGLAAAIAVAGAVIAPVTATAAEARPTAVKLRSDFDGDGYQDLAVAAPSAKVDGKARAGYVAVVYGSAEGLDLAHRQVVTQNSPGVPGVAEADDSYGDSLATGDLDGDGYADLVVGSSGEDVGEIRDPGTLAVLWGGSEGLSGGTGIASGEQTDDLDVRTAVGDFDGDGHLDLATPDRVLAGPFSRTTGAAGTTALQLDASYVTDDIAAGDVDHDGVTDLVALLHDPSDSDTHDPDAFNRRAVHLRGTPDGLSAPATLKNPDGTVMRGGESVGVGDVDKDGYGDVVIGRTKDGWGEVPDVDPQLIGGQIGVVYGSAAGPDTSRTTTITQDTPGVPGAAEYSDLFGSDIAVADVDGDGYADVAAGSAGEDLGNVIAAGQVNVLRGSAAGLTGSGAKSFSQNTANVPGTAEQNDYFGAHTALVDTDRDGRADLYAGVASENQGDGAVWAFRSNATGPTTTGSLSFGAGTLGAEPADANLGGEFAR; encoded by the coding sequence ATGAGTAAGCGCACGTCACTCCGTCGTATCGGACTTGCCGCCGCCATCGCCGTCGCCGGTGCCGTCATCGCGCCGGTGACCGCGACGGCGGCCGAGGCGCGGCCCACCGCGGTGAAGCTGCGCAGCGACTTCGACGGGGACGGATATCAGGACCTCGCCGTCGCCGCGCCCAGCGCCAAGGTCGACGGGAAGGCGCGTGCCGGGTACGTCGCCGTGGTGTACGGCTCGGCCGAGGGACTCGACCTCGCGCACCGGCAGGTCGTCACCCAGAACAGCCCCGGTGTACCTGGTGTCGCCGAGGCCGACGACTCCTACGGCGACAGCCTCGCCACCGGCGACCTCGACGGCGACGGCTACGCGGACCTCGTGGTCGGCTCCTCCGGCGAGGATGTCGGGGAGATCCGCGACCCGGGCACGCTCGCGGTGCTGTGGGGCGGATCGGAGGGGCTGTCCGGCGGGACCGGGATCGCGAGCGGCGAACAGACCGACGACCTCGACGTCCGGACCGCCGTGGGCGACTTCGACGGCGACGGCCACCTCGACCTCGCCACGCCCGACCGCGTTCTGGCCGGGCCCTTCAGCCGTACGACCGGTGCGGCCGGCACCACCGCCCTCCAGCTCGACGCCTCCTACGTCACGGACGACATAGCGGCCGGCGACGTGGACCACGACGGCGTCACGGACCTCGTCGCGCTCCTCCACGACCCCAGCGACAGCGACACGCACGACCCGGACGCCTTCAACCGCCGCGCCGTCCACCTGCGCGGCACCCCGGACGGCCTGTCCGCCCCGGCCACCCTGAAGAACCCCGACGGGACCGTGATGCGCGGCGGCGAGAGCGTGGGCGTCGGCGATGTGGACAAGGACGGGTACGGCGATGTCGTCATCGGCCGGACCAAGGACGGGTGGGGCGAGGTCCCGGACGTCGACCCGCAGCTGATCGGCGGTCAGATCGGCGTCGTGTACGGCTCGGCCGCCGGGCCCGACACCTCCCGTACGACGACCATCACGCAGGACACCCCGGGCGTGCCCGGCGCCGCCGAGTACAGCGACCTGTTCGGCTCGGACATCGCGGTGGCCGACGTCGACGGTGACGGCTACGCGGATGTCGCCGCGGGCTCGGCGGGCGAGGATCTCGGCAACGTGATCGCGGCCGGCCAGGTGAACGTGTTGCGCGGCAGCGCGGCCGGGCTCACCGGGAGCGGCGCGAAGTCCTTCAGCCAGAACACCGCGAACGTGCCCGGTACGGCGGAGCAGAACGACTACTTCGGCGCCCACACCGCGCTGGTCGACACCGACCGCGACGGCAGGGCCGACCTGTACGCCGGTGTCGCGAGCGAGAACCAGGGCGACGGCGCGGTCTGGGCGTTCCGCTCCAACGCGACCGGCCCGACCACGACCGGCTCCCTCAGCTTCGGCGCGGGGACGCTGGGCGCTGAGCCGGCGGACGCGAACCTCGGCGGCGAGTTCGCGCGATAG
- a CDS encoding alkaline phosphatase D family protein, translating to MTPAVSPDRRRFLTAGAAVLGAAASAQLWLPAAARAAENPLPDGVFSLGVASGDPLPDGIVLWTRLAPDPLNGGGMPARTVPVEWQIAEDERFRKGVRRGLAQARPEYGHSVHVDVRGLRPGRTYWYRFRTSGQLSPVGRTRTAPSRLSSGGQLRVALASCQNWQHGYFTPYADMLAQDPDVVVFVGDYIYESTPSATALRKHEGTGEPYSLTQYRNRYAQYRTDPDLAAMHANAPFVVSFDDHEIDNDFAGEIPQDPDKQTHDAFVARLTAGYQAFYEHMPVRASAIPSGPHIQMYRRLEFGRLARLNVLDTRQYRSDQVTSQEAAKSPSLTMLGAEQKQWLLDGLHGSPARWNLVASQIMVAETDLLIGEGKQWFYDAWDGYQVERNALMAEFAEVRNPVVLTGDRHLTMISDLKKDYADPGSDVVGAEFVGTSISSNGDQDQAAFRKEWDPRMPDNPHWKLLDAHRGYHLFDLRRDGIDARVRVVDTVRQPTAAASTLAKLWVESGKPGVHVV from the coding sequence ATGACCCCAGCCGTATCCCCCGACCGACGCCGCTTTCTGACCGCGGGAGCCGCCGTCCTGGGCGCCGCCGCCTCCGCCCAGCTGTGGCTGCCTGCGGCCGCCCGAGCAGCCGAAAACCCGCTTCCCGACGGGGTGTTCAGCCTCGGTGTCGCCTCCGGTGACCCGCTGCCCGACGGCATCGTGCTGTGGACCCGGCTCGCCCCCGACCCGCTGAACGGCGGCGGCATGCCCGCGCGCACCGTGCCGGTGGAGTGGCAGATCGCCGAGGACGAGCGGTTCCGCAAGGGAGTGCGCCGGGGGCTCGCCCAGGCGCGGCCCGAGTACGGGCACAGCGTTCACGTCGATGTACGGGGACTGCGCCCGGGCCGTACGTACTGGTACCGCTTCCGCACCTCGGGCCAGCTCTCGCCGGTCGGCCGCACCCGCACCGCGCCCTCGCGCCTCAGCTCCGGCGGACAACTGCGCGTCGCGCTCGCCTCCTGCCAGAACTGGCAGCACGGCTACTTCACGCCGTACGCCGACATGCTCGCGCAGGACCCGGACGTCGTGGTGTTCGTCGGCGACTACATCTACGAGTCGACGCCGTCGGCGACCGCGCTGCGCAAGCACGAGGGGACCGGTGAGCCGTACAGCCTCACCCAGTACCGCAACCGGTACGCGCAGTACCGCACCGACCCCGATCTCGCGGCGATGCACGCCAACGCGCCCTTCGTGGTCTCCTTCGACGACCACGAGATCGACAACGACTTCGCCGGCGAGATCCCGCAGGACCCGGACAAGCAGACCCACGACGCGTTCGTGGCCCGGCTGACCGCGGGCTACCAGGCGTTCTACGAGCACATGCCGGTCCGGGCGAGCGCGATCCCCAGCGGACCGCACATCCAGATGTACCGCCGCCTGGAGTTCGGCCGTCTCGCCCGGCTCAATGTGCTGGACACCCGGCAGTACCGCAGCGACCAGGTGACCAGCCAGGAAGCCGCCAAGAGCCCGTCGCTCACCATGCTCGGCGCCGAGCAGAAGCAGTGGCTGCTGGACGGGCTGCACGGCTCGCCCGCCCGCTGGAACCTGGTCGCCTCGCAGATCATGGTCGCCGAGACGGATCTGCTGATCGGCGAGGGCAAGCAGTGGTTCTACGACGCCTGGGACGGCTACCAGGTCGAACGCAACGCACTGATGGCGGAGTTCGCCGAGGTCCGCAACCCGGTGGTGCTCACCGGTGACCGCCATCTGACGATGATCAGCGACCTGAAGAAGGACTACGCGGACCCGGGCTCCGACGTCGTCGGCGCCGAGTTCGTGGGCACGTCCATCTCCAGCAACGGCGACCAGGACCAGGCGGCCTTCCGCAAGGAGTGGGACCCGCGGATGCCGGACAACCCGCACTGGAAGCTGCTCGACGCCCACCGCGGCTACCACCTCTTCGACCTCCGCCGCGACGGGATCGACGCGCGGGTGCGGGTCGTGGACACGGTGCGACAGCCGACGGCGGCCGCGAGCACGCTGGCCAAGCTGTGGGTGGAGTCCGGCAAGCCGGGCGTGCACGTGGTGTAA
- a CDS encoding bifunctional cytidylyltransferase/SDR family oxidoreductase, with translation MSQHIAKPRTTAVILAGGTGQRVGLSIPKQLLKIAGKAVIEHTLTTFEKADSIDDIIVLMAPGYVPDVEKIVAKAGFQKVSRIIEGGSTRNETTERAIEALSEGLAEGEDRNVLFHDAVRPLLSQRVIDDCVTALERYQAVDVAIPSADTIIVTRTHGEDGEFITEIPDRSRLRRGQTPQAFKLSTIKRAYEVAAGDPNFQATDDCTVVLRYLPDVPIHVVAGDEYNMKVTQPVDVFIADKLFQLASTATPEQFGEEAYRELLGGKTVVVFGGSYGIGKDICELAQAYGAHVYALGRSTTGTHVENPEEVDDALSKAYAETGRIDYVVNTAGVLRIGKLAETDNATIEEALKVNYLAPVQIARSSYKYLAETKGQLLLYTSSSYTRGRAEYSLYSSTKAAMVNLTQALSDEWAGDGIRVNCINPERTATPMRTKAFGQEPAGSLLSSEAVARTSLDVLLSELTGHVIDVRQQDPTAGAAKASGFDAALASVLDRQDGV, from the coding sequence GTGTCACAGCACATTGCCAAGCCCCGTACCACCGCAGTGATCCTGGCCGGTGGCACCGGCCAGCGTGTGGGTCTCTCGATCCCCAAGCAGCTGCTGAAGATCGCCGGCAAGGCAGTCATCGAGCACACCCTGACCACTTTCGAGAAGGCCGACTCGATCGACGACATCATTGTGCTGATGGCGCCGGGCTATGTGCCGGACGTAGAGAAGATCGTCGCCAAGGCCGGGTTCCAGAAGGTCTCAAGGATCATCGAAGGCGGCTCGACGCGGAACGAGACCACCGAGCGCGCCATCGAGGCGCTCAGCGAGGGCCTGGCCGAGGGCGAGGACCGCAACGTCCTGTTCCACGACGCCGTACGCCCCCTGCTGTCGCAGCGCGTGATCGACGACTGCGTGACCGCGCTGGAGCGTTACCAGGCCGTCGACGTCGCCATCCCGTCCGCCGACACCATCATCGTGACCCGCACGCACGGCGAGGACGGCGAGTTCATCACCGAGATCCCGGACCGCTCCCGGCTGCGCCGCGGCCAGACGCCCCAGGCGTTCAAGCTGTCCACGATCAAGCGGGCCTACGAGGTCGCGGCCGGCGACCCCAACTTCCAGGCCACGGACGACTGCACCGTCGTACTCCGCTATCTGCCGGACGTGCCGATCCACGTCGTCGCGGGCGACGAGTACAACATGAAGGTCACCCAGCCCGTCGACGTGTTCATCGCCGACAAGCTGTTCCAGCTGGCCTCCACCGCCACGCCCGAGCAGTTCGGCGAGGAGGCCTACCGTGAGCTGCTCGGCGGCAAGACGGTCGTCGTCTTCGGCGGCTCGTACGGCATCGGCAAGGACATCTGCGAACTCGCGCAGGCGTACGGCGCCCACGTCTACGCGCTGGGCCGCTCCACCACCGGCACGCACGTGGAGAACCCGGAGGAGGTCGACGACGCGCTGTCCAAGGCGTACGCCGAGACCGGGCGCATCGACTACGTCGTCAACACGGCGGGCGTGCTGCGCATCGGCAAGCTCGCCGAGACCGACAACGCCACCATCGAGGAAGCGCTGAAGGTCAACTACCTGGCCCCGGTGCAGATCGCGCGCTCCTCGTACAAGTACCTCGCGGAGACCAAGGGCCAGCTGCTGCTCTACACCTCCAGCAGCTACACCCGCGGCCGTGCCGAGTACAGCCTCTACTCCTCCACCAAGGCCGCCATGGTGAACCTCACCCAGGCCCTGTCCGACGAGTGGGCCGGCGACGGCATCCGCGTCAACTGCATCAACCCGGAGCGCACCGCCACCCCGATGCGCACCAAGGCCTTCGGCCAGGAGCCCGCGGGCAGCCTGCTGTCCTCCGAGGCCGTCGCCCGCACCTCGCTCGACGTGCTGCTGTCCGAGCTGACCGGCCATGTCATCGACGTCCGTCAGCAGGACCCGACGGCGGGTGCGGCGAAGGCCTCCGGCTTCGACGCGGCGCTGGCCTCGGTCCTCGACCGCCAGGACGGCGTGTAA